In uncultured Ilyobacter sp., a genomic segment contains:
- a CDS encoding isoprenyl transferase, whose amino-acid sequence MSGSEKKIPNHIAIIMDGNGRWAKKRALPRTMGHRAGAKALKKILTHAGELGIKYLTVYAFSTENWKRPQKEVDTLMKLFKEYLKSEKNTMMKNGVRLMVSGKKDGVNKELLEEIEKTEKLTKDNDRITLNIAFNYGGRSEIVDAVNKVIKDGLTEVTEESFAKYMYSDIPDPELLIRTSGEIRISNFLLWQIAYTEIYITDLAWPDFDEKELEKALNTYMKRERRFGGLNNEK is encoded by the coding sequence GTGTCAGGTTCGGAAAAAAAAATACCAAATCATATAGCTATAATAATGGATGGGAATGGGAGATGGGCAAAAAAAAGAGCTCTTCCTAGAACAATGGGGCACAGAGCAGGAGCTAAGGCTCTAAAAAAAATTCTGACCCATGCAGGAGAGCTAGGTATAAAGTATCTAACAGTATATGCATTTTCCACGGAAAACTGGAAGAGACCTCAAAAAGAGGTAGATACCCTCATGAAACTCTTTAAGGAGTATCTGAAAAGTGAAAAAAACACAATGATGAAAAACGGTGTTCGTCTCATGGTTTCAGGTAAAAAAGACGGGGTAAACAAAGAACTTCTTGAAGAGATAGAAAAGACAGAAAAACTAACAAAGGACAATGATAGAATAACCCTCAACATAGCCTTTAATTACGGCGGAAGGTCTGAAATAGTTGACGCAGTCAATAAAGTAATAAAAGACGGATTAACAGAGGTAACTGAGGAAAGTTTTGCTAAATATATGTACAGCGATATTCCTGACCCTGAACTGCTCATAAGAACCAGTGGAGAGATCAGAATATCAAATTTTCTTTTGTGGCAGATAGCATATACAGAAATTTATATTACAGATCTGGCCTGGCCGGACTTTGATGAGAAGGAACTGGAAAAAGCCCTGAATACATATATGAAAAGAGAAAGGCGATTTGGAGGATTAAATAATGAAAAGTAG